The proteins below are encoded in one region of Colletotrichum lupini chromosome 5, complete sequence:
- a CDS encoding calmodulin: MADSLTEEQVSEFKEAFSLFDKDGDGQITTKELGTVMRSLGQNPSESELQDMINEVDADNNGTIDFPEFLTMMARKMKDTDSEEEIREAFKVFDRDNNGFISAAELRHVMTSIGEKLTDDEVDEMIREADQDGDGRIDYNEFVQLMMQK; this comes from the exons ATG GCTGACTCCCTCACCGAAGAGCAAGTTTCCGAGTTCAAGGAGGCCTTCTCCCTCTTT GACAAGGACGGCGATG GACAAATTACAACCAAGGAGCTCGGCACCGTCATGCGCTCCCTGGGACAGAACCCCTCCGAGTCTGAGCTTCAGGACATGATCAACGAGGTTGACGCCGACAACAACGGAACGATCGACTTCCCTG AGTTCCTCACCATGATGGCCCGCAAGATGAAGGACACCGACTCCGAGGAGGAGATTCGTGAAGCCTTCAAG GTCTTTGACCGCGATAACAACGGCTTCATATCCGCCGCCGAGCTTCGCCACGTCATGACTTCAATCGGCGAGAAGCTCACCGACGATGAGGTTGATGAGATGATTCGCGAGGCTGACCAGGACGGCGATGGACGCATTGACT ACAACGAGTTCGTCCAACTCATGATGCAGAAGTAA
- a CDS encoding SNARE domain-containing protein, whose protein sequence is MQACRRISTQGGIINQHHHYHHTPSTTQHPRRRNLRPAQRATKDTRLSSAIAAYSGVRYVARPHESSYAHHPTKRTKYSGSAAGGNGFGDSFPGNTSYASGNDDTRGLLSAGAFEDDGDAVIEMDLLPPRWADISDEITDLLADIATRSQALERLHQKHVLPGFNDEDAKKAEEREIERLTQQITKGFHDCHGCIQRVEQMVRDSKHSGTITSAEETMAKNIQISLASRVQEASALFRKKQSAYLKKLRGMSGLSTGGVGVPGERGSTPQPSNSYLDPSMVESDADRSFSQSTLQATQQKLLQSNDAAIIQREREIEDIAQGIIELADIFRDLQNMVIDQGTMLDRIDYNVERMTTDVKGAEKELVIADTYQKKTTKRKIILLLLLIIAGMIILLVIKPKKRGGGDDE, encoded by the exons ATGCAAGCTTGTCGGCGCATCTCTACACAGGGTGGCATAATCAACCAACACCACCACTACCACCAC ACTCCCTCGACCACACAACATCCACGTCGCCGCAACCTT CGGCCCGCGCAGCGAGCGACAAAGGACACCAGGCTGAGCAGCGCCATTGCGGCCTACTCTGGCGTCCGCTATGTGGCGAGACCGCACGAATCT TCGTACGCGCACCACCCGACAAAACGGACAAAGTACAGCGGTAGCGCGGCCGGTGGGAATGGCTTCGGCGATAGCTTCCCGGGGAACACCAGCTATGCCAGCGGCAACGACGACACGCGCGGCCTTCTCTCGGCCGGCGCCTTCGAAGATGATGGCGACGCCGTCATAGAGATGGACCTCCTACCCCCACGCTGGGCCGACATATCCGACGAGATCACCGACCTCCTCGCCGATATTGCTACCAGGAGCCAGGCCCTCGAGCGCCTGCACCAGAAACACGTACTGCCGGGGTTCAACGATGAGGATGCGAAAAAGGCCGAGGAGCGGGAAATTGAGAGGCTCACGCAGCAGATCACAAAGGGGTTTCACGACTGCCATGGTTGCATTCAACGGGTTGAGCAGATGGTGAGGGACTCGAAGCATTCTGGAACGATTACCAGCGCGGAGGAGACCATGGCAAAGAACATCCAGATATCCCTGGCTTCGCGGGTGCAGGAAGCCAGCGCGCTCTTCAGAAAGAAGCAAAGCGCATACTTGAAAA AACTACGCGGGATGAGCGGTCTCAGCACAGGCGGCGTAGGCGTGCCAGGCGAAAGGGGATCAACACCTCAGCCCTCCAACTCGTACCTCGACCCGTCCATGGTCGAGTCGGACGCCGACAGGTCCTTCTCACAATCGACGCTCCAAGCAACGCAGCAAAAGCTCCTGCAGTCCAACGACGCGGCCATCATCCAACGCGAGCGCGAAATCGAGGACATTGCACAGGGCATTATCGAGCTCGCCGACATATTCCGCGACCTGCAGAACATGGTCATTGACCAGGGCACCATGCTGGACAGGATAGACTACAACGTGGAACGGATGACTACCGACGTAAAGGGGGCCGAGAAGGAGCTCGTCATCGCCGACACGTACCAGAAGAAGACGACCAAGCGCAAGATTATCCTGCTTCTCCTCCTCATTATCGCGGGTATGATCATCCTGTTGGTCATCAAACCCAAGAAACGCGGAGGCGGTGACGACGAGTGA
- a CDS encoding pentatricopeptide repeat domain-containing protein — protein MCQLLCLMPRLDAIVLCCLPRCSPTSLHPVVNARDLSSTTNNTDSPPKPSDSLHLGSRPGILQPRTIRGRLIQREPDSGTYIDPEGGIWLSDKSDVELGGIPENEDDPSLWLSVLVAAKQKQGRGGVLAVWEAVKRRRSWRDVTSEEAKSLWGIILENVLHDEDRLKDVALFAERLLHDNSAQWPSLYLTTVSYCLRKGQYRRALQWHMRLMPNFDPGQEAFGALLREFAATSDPDMQQILQALYLTAIHRGLYNEIIPLLYERGLSQQCAGWRHAFIHHDDLPPPNIESQPYLRFLARYYPTITLELEEQVVIGLNSKAYWDAQDDSLWDAIHDTHGDESGPPGRQHSDKLGARWFASSWVPLDFAIHAVHALGVHHIGPLSLQSIALREPTAKGVLIRIEQLRAVNIGIGHSAYAWVLKRFAENNEDELLAELLHTDIHPDVFDDPAMLASIRDKAFDEGDWKTHRLLLSVQPAMVEDSVDSTSNVLLHHLVDEGRFKQALALLDEMRTMDIGVHASTMQHICASLVDPLPWNPKTTTSNQEAFSTAIAFLTRLTLLQKPLHSRYWQKVLFGLGKFGRFDVLEDISLGILDTHRHLCISNAGLLPVHPLDAPPLCVESSTRNVFVPTDLPISHEQHPMRRIFDNPALHAAIARWGFKAGGLRCLDPAGDFPANKEVPGGGFSLARGVRLLAALNDRGIPFRTSVAQEEVVKCLARTYLAQANGAPRVQARLPPLNSIRELFNKAARRRLLPDVAELQDLMMEARGKQRRGQ, from the exons ATGTGCCAGCTGCTATGCTTAATGCCCCGTCTCGACGCAATTGTGCTTTGCTG TCTTCCAAGATGTAGCCCAACTTCACTGCACCCAGTCGTCAATGCCCGCGACTTGAGCAGCACGACCAACAACACGGACAGTCCGCCGAAACCTTCAGATAGTCTGCATTTGGGATCGAGACCAGGCATTCTTCAACCTCGAACCATTCGAGGTCGTCTCATACAACGAGAACCCGATTCCGGCACCTACATCGATCCAGAAGGAGGCATCTGGCTTTCCGATAAATCCGATGTTGAACTCGGCGGAATACCGGAGAACGAGGATGACCCTTCACTCTGGCTCAGCGTACTTGTTGCCGCAAAGCAAAAACAGGGGAGAGGCGGCGTCCTTGCTGTTTGGGAGGCTGTGAAACGGCGCAGGTCATGGAGGGACGTGACGAGCGAAGAAGCAAAATCATTATGGGGCATCATTCTGGAAAACGTCCTCCACGACGAGGACAGGCTCAAGGACGTTGCGTTATTCGCAGAGCGTCTCCTTCATGATAACTCTGCCCAATGGCCATCGTTATACCTGACCACAGTCTCGTACTGTCTCCGGAAGGGCCAGTACCGGCGAGCACTGCAGTGGCACATGCGTCTGATGCCGAACTTTGACCCCGGACAGGAAGCCTTCGGTGCCTTATTACGAGAATTCGCGGCTACCAGCGACCCCGACATGCAACAGATATTACAAGCTCTGTATCTGACAGCCATACACCGCGGGTTATACAATGAGATCATCCCCCTCCTCTACGAACGCGGCCTTTCTCAACAATGCGCCGGATGGCGTCATGCGTTCATACACCACGACGATCTACCCCCACCGAATATCGAGTCACAGCCGTATTTGAGGTTTCTTGCCCGTTACTACCCAACCATCACCCTTGAACTAGAGGAACAGGTCGTCATTGGCTTGAACTCCAAGGCCTACTGGGACGCCCAGGACGACTCATTGTGGGATGCCATTCATGACACACATGGCGATGAGAGTGGGCCTCCGGGAAGACAGCACAGTGATAAACTTGGAGCGCGGTGGTTTGCAAGTTCTTGGGTGCCTCTTGACTTTGCAATTCATGCTGTTCATGCCCTCGGGGTGCACCACATCGGCCCTCTGTCACTCCAGTCGATTGCCTTGCGCGAACCGACAGCCAAAGGGGTCTTGATCCGGATCGAACAGCTACGGGCAGTCAATATTGGCATTGGACACTCAGCTTACGCGTGGGTGCTGAAACGATTCGCCGAGAATAACGAGGACGAGCTGCTCGCGGAATTGCTGCATACCGACATACACCCAGACGTCTTCGACGACCCTGCGATGCTTGCCAGCATCCGTGACAAGGCCTTTGATGAGGGAGACTGGAAGACACACCGGCTCTTGCTGTCCGTCCAGCCCGCAATGGTGGAAGATTCGGTCGACTCCACGTCGAACGTCTTGTTGCACCATCTCGTCGACGAAGGGAGGTTCAAACAAGCTTTGGCTTTGCTGGATGAAATGCGAACGATGGACATCGGGGTCCACGCATCAACGATGCAGCACATCTGCGCGAGTCTTGTCGATCCCTTGCCGTGGAATCCAAAAACGACGACATCCAACCAGGAGGCGTTTTCCACGGCCATCGCCTTCCTTACACGCCTGACGCTGTTGCAAAAGCCTCTACATTCGCGCTACTGGCAGAAGGTACTCTTCGGACTCGGCAAATTTGGTCGCTTCGACGTGTTGGAGGACATCAGCCTTGGCATATTGGACACGCACCGGCATCTTTGCATCTCCAATGCCGGACTGCTTCCGGTCCATCCGCTGGATGCACCGCCTCTGTGTGTAGAGAGCTCGACTAGAAACGTTTTTGTCCCGACAGACTTGCCCATATCCCATGAGCAGCACCCGATGCGCCGAATCTTTGATAACCCTGCTCTACACGCCGCCATTGCCCGTTGGGGATTCAAGGCCGGCGGGTTGCGATGCCTCGATCCTGCGGGGGATTTCCCCGCGAATAAGGAGGTACCAGGCGGTGGGTTCTCCCTCGCTCGGGGCGTGCGATTGCTCGCGGCACTGAATGATCGAGGCATTCCGTTCCGAACGTCTGTTGCCCAGGAGGAGGTCGTCAAGTGCCTGGCTCGGACGTACCTAGCCCAAGCCAACGGCGCGCCCAGGGTGCAGGCGCGATTGCCCCCGTTGAACAGCATTCGGGAGCTTTTCAACAAGGCGGCTAGACGTAGGCTTTTGCCAGACGTTGCAGAATTACAAGACCTTATGATGGAGGCACGGGGGAAGCAAAGGAGAGGACAATGA